Below is a window of Zygosaccharomyces rouxii strain CBS732 chromosome C complete sequence DNA.
TGATGCCCTAAAAGAAAACCAAACATTGACCAATGGTTCCGGCCCAGAGGAGAGCAAGGTCGAAGAATTAGAACATCGTCTAGCGCAAGAAACTTCGCTGAATCATTACTTAAGCCAGAAGCTGTCATCCCGTCCAAATAGCTCCAGATCAGTTACGGAGCTGGGCCCCATGAGGGAAGAGGAATTGAGAGATTACCAAGAGATGAAtattcaattggaagaaacCAAGCGAAACCTGGAATTGCTGAtagaggaaaagaaagatctTATTTCGAGATTGAGATTCACCGAGACGAGGTTggcttcctcttctttcGATTCACAATTAGCACACACTCAGgtcaagaaattaaaagagATGCTCCAAAACAGCAACCCATCAATAGATTTGGATAAAGAACTTCAAGACTTGAAACCTTCAGAAgtgaatttggaaaaattagTTTTAGAAGTGGATCATCTTAAGAGACAACTCGATATTGAGACGAAAGCTCGCTATGATGCCGAGAATATCGTGGCTGCTCTACACAATAAATTTAGTCAGATTCAAAGATCggattcttcatctgatATTTACAGGCTAAAATACGAAGCGAGTGAGGAGCGCGCCAAATCTCTAGAAAATAAACTACGTCAAGTGCCGCTCAAGGATAAGACAAATTTACCAGGTAGCATTTTCACGAACAGAGACAACGTCTCTAAATATGCTGATGAAGTCCGTTTCCACAAGTTGGAAAACTACAAACTTCAGGAAATACTCGTTGACTCTAATAAGAAAATCGCAAACTTAAACAGTGAGATCAAACAGTTCACTTCCAGAGAGTCCTTATTGACTGCTGAGATTGAAAGGTTAGAGAAGGATTTACATTCTACTGAGGGTCAAAACCAAATGTTATCAGCTACTATAAGACAACAAAGAGCACAGTTTGACAGTATGGTTGGTGATCTGCATGACACAGAGTCCAAGTCTAGGGAATACATTCGTGCTTTAAAGCAggctgaagaagatgtgaAAAGCATGGCAGCTATAATCGAAAATATGAAGGCTCATATAAAACAAAAGGACAAGTTGATTTGGCAGAgagaaactgaaaaaaatgaacTCGAGATGCAATTGCAAGAGGCTTCTCTAGAACTTAAGAGAATTCAAGACATCAATGAAATGCTTGGAGCAGACTTAAcccatttgaaagaaaggTTAGccaaaagagaagaagatgcacAATCCATCGCAATCATTGATAGTCTAAAACAAGATCTTAACACTTTCATGAAATCTGAGACAGCaatgaagaaggaaatttcaacttaCAGATATCAATTAGAGTCCTTAGCTCACGAATCAGAAATCAAGCTTGATGAGCTTTTAAAACAAGTTCAGCATTATGAAAAAGTTGTAGCAGCCTTGAGTAATGAACGGGATATAGCTGATGCCGCTGAGAAAGACTTAACAAAGAAACTCGAAGTCATGATACTTAGAACAGATACATTGGCAGAAACCGTTGAGGCTGTCTCTAGGGATAAAAACCAACTTGAGGCagaattggagaaaatgAGAGATGAACTGGTCAAGTCTACTGctaattttgaagatacATTACAAGAGAATCATGATATTGCTAATAATGTCAGTTATTTGGAAGACACAttgaaattacaaagagaCCAAAATGCAAGAAATGAAGCTTTGGTCAAACAGTTACAAGACGATGTAGATTTATTGAAGGCAACTCTTAAGGAGGAAAAgcaaaaattcattgagCTTGACGAAGAGAGTCAAGCTCTAGAAAAGATAAACAATCAAGCAAATAACAGGATTGAATTCCTAGAGACTCAATTGGCGGATACCAGTGAGAAAGATGCATGGTTATCTAAAATGCACGAGTTGGAAAACCTGGTGACCAAGGAAACACAGGCAAAATACGAAGAGATGAAAAGGGTTAAAAACCTCGAATTATTTGTCGAAAAcctgaaagaaaagaatgcTAATCAGACTGAAATAATTGATATAGCTAATGCCGacaaagaacaatttgattcaagatTGTTGCAGTACAATGAACAACTAATGCTCATGGAGAAGCACATCTCAAAACAAGAAATGGATCTAAAGAAATGTATGCGTGATAATGCTAATTACCAAAATAAGGTAGAAGGATTAGAAAGAGAGGTCACTTTCTGGAAAGACAGATACGATACGCTAGCCTCTGGTAGGAACAGCGCAAAGGCTACTCATACTGAAGAAGTTTTCATTTGATGTTCACGTCGggaaagaattaaaaaaaaaaaataataggAAGATAGAATGACCAAATGGTCCCCATAATTAAGCATAGTATTATTTATATTATTAtagttctttttttatttacaTGTTATCAAATTATGCAAGAAGAAACAAAGTATATATGTGGGAAAAAGAGGTAATGCTGgacattttcaattttagaACCAGCCTAGTCTTCTAGTCTTTGGTTTTGAAATCGAACCTTCTTCTAGTTTAGGATAGTTTCCTAGACCATATTGTCTGAGAACTGTTTCTACGTCGCCAAACGCCTCTCTTTGACCTTGCATTACAACAGTTGCCTTACCAGTAGACCCGTTCGAATTCTTTACTTTACCGGTAAATATCGTCTCTGCAACACGCTTTATATCACTAGGTGTTAATTTCTCAATATTTGCAATCATTTCTTCTACAGGTACTTTTTTACCATTGAGCTGTACCTGCCTACCCATATCTTCTAGTTCTACCAATTTAGATTCTAAATTCATTAACaatgatgattttaattGATTTTTGGCCCTGgatacttcttcttctgttaATTCAAACTTTTTATCAGCAAACAAATTACTAAATTGTCTGGCAATGACATCTACCACGTAAGCAGCAGCCTGAGGAATGCAGGACACGTTGATGCCAAAAATACCAGAATCCGAATATGAGTGGTTAAAGGCAACACAATtttcgatgaagaagaattgatttaaAACGTGAGTGTAGAGTCTGGAGTACATTCCCTTTCCTGGGCCACCGGCGCTAAAggaaccaccaccacctaaTAACGTCTGCAAAGTGGCCACAGCATAAATATCTGGGTGATCAATAGGATagctttcaaatccaatctGAATGTGATAAAGTTCAGGTAAATTACCAAACACTGGTGCTGGTGGAACACAAGTCTCACCACCTTGGTATACCGCAGGGGCTTTTGCAATAGGAGGATGTGACGACTTCCAATCACCTAAGTGTTTATCTGCATACTCTAGAGCCTGTTCATGAGATACACCAACGAAGGCAGCAACCGTGTTTTCAGGATTGTAAAATTTGTTTCTATAATCTGCCAAAtaatatttggaaatgGAGGGAACCAACTCACGGGGGCACAACAATGGTGAGCCTAGTGTCTCCCCACCATATGCTGTAGTATGTAATAATTCAGGTAAAATCATTTCAGGTTTCAACCAtacttcatcaatttcatacTCTGCTGTCATTTTTTGTTCATCTACTTCCTCCTGTTTTATCAGCGGATACCTTACAGTTTCACTCATCAAGTTCAGCATTTTATCCACATCTTGGTTAAAAACAGAGGCCTGATACATCATATTTTCTCTAGAGGAAGTACATTGATAATTACCACCTAATAATTCCAAAGTTTCAGCCATAGTTCTCCCGTCAACATGTTCCGAAGATTTGAAGGCAAGTCTATCAAGGATGTGTGTGCAACCCTTCAAATTTCTAGTCTCGTAACGGGATCCAGCACCAACATATAGCCCCAAGGCGCTGAAATGACCAGGTGTGCTAGAAGTGGCCACTTTAAGACCATTAGGTAATTGGGTCAGGCGAAAGGAGTTATTAGCAATCTGCGAATACAATCGGGTTGAATTTCTGAGCATAGTGTGGGGACAGGAAAATATCAAACGCCTTAGTCTATAAGCAAATAGTCTTCAAGGCACCCTTTTATTTGATCTTACATATATATTTGAATCATTTACATAAAATTTCAGTTAATTTGAACTTCGAACATTCCTCtatttaatttcaaatttcctCTTATAGCTAATTACTTGTTAAATAGTAGCTGCCATAAAAAGTAACTATGATACGTCATTAATGATACATTGAAATTACCTAAAAAAGATAATTCCTAGTGTAGTAACTTACCACATTGGGAGGCATTGCTCGTCGAGAGTGACCATTGATTATTCGACATTTTACCTAATTGGGAATGATAGACGTGCCTGAACGTAAATCCTATTGTAAACTACAATAATGAGCTGGATGAAAACTTCATTTTGATTGAAAACACAAATTCTTGGATCAGTCGGGTGGGATCGGGTTGGTGATTGTATTTATTGAAATgatttatatatatatatatactCTATTTTACAAGATGCTAAATGTAGAAATGCCTAACCCTTGTACGCAAATCGTGacaaggaagaaattgatcttaCCGCTGGTCTTGCAACCGCTGTATCTGTACGTTCAATCGTTGGTTTCACCAAAATATTTGCTCTTTTATGAGTTGATTCACTTTTTTGAATGCCGTTGACATCTTTTGAAGTAAGTGGTTTGCGGGTAAAAGTCTCACGATCACTTTCCTGACTTGATGAATACCTGAACTTCTGCAAAGCATTATAAGATCCAGTAGTAACGCGGGTATTGGGGCGAAGTTCAGCTTGGGTAGTGATAACCTTGGCTTTTCTATTCCCCTCCTCCAATTCACTCAAAGAATCGCTATCGTCCTCTTGTGTAGACACACTACTATTCGCGGTGCCAGGTGGCACGAATGAACTTGGTACTTGAGTAAATGCCTCAGACTCAGGAATTTCTGTGTCCAATTCACTATCATTCTCTTCGGTTTGTTGTTCCGAAACTATGGGGGGTGTTGTTGGGGTTGTTAAATTATTACGAGaggtaaagaatttactTGTACCTGAATCTTCGATAGTGTCACCTCTGGTCACCGACAATTTTCTACGTTTAATTGCCACATCTAATTTACTCTCAACATCTCTACGAGGTACCATTGGTTGCGATCTCTTTTGAGTGGTTGGTGCCcccaatttttgaaaaaacgAGTCAATCGAAGACGCTGTTGGAACATTGCTGGCGGAAGTGTTCACAATGGGCCCTTCCGACTTGGAAGAAAGCTGTAATCTGTGTTCTCTATTAACAAGCCTGTTGTGAAAATTGTAAGGATTCAGTTCTCCCATGGCGACTAAAGTATGCTTCTCGTGATGAATTTCATGATCATTAACCACACATTGCTTCACTTCAGTCTCTCTATGTATCACATTACCAATACATTggtacaatttttcacattCTAACAGGTCCTGAGGAATTTCATTTAACGTGACGATCTTACGTTTTACCGGGCAAAACACCctttgatattgaaatgcaaaattggCTAATTCATATTCTGAAATAAATTCAGGTGGAACTTTCAGCTTACCCTCTCTTTGAACATGCAACAATATACGTTCCAGGGTTCTAAACCGttgaaccaatttcatAGCGGTAACGAGCCCAACCTTAGGTATCCCACTGGTATAATCACAACCAGCAAGGCAAACCATGGTACGAATCTCCTGAGGAGTCAACTTATTCAATGCGAATTTGTATGGTAATTTACAAAAGTCGTCTCGACATATCTCAATACACTCGCCAAAATCATTCAATTTAGTTATTAAACGTCGACAACCAAATATCAGTAAATCCGAATCCTCGGAAAGAATACCTTGAATGAACCCATTTTTCTCTAAATAAACCATTTGAGCATCAGCTTCAAAAGGGGCCACCACGTATGGTATATTTTGCGCCTTACAATAATCGATAACACATTTTGCCATCTCTGGAGTCACATCGGCACATTTTTGGAAGTATTCCATTGCATTCCTTCTTTCGCCGGATTCCCATAACCTTTTAGCAACTGCTCTACTCTCTTCACGCTTTTCTCGACGTTTACTCTCAGTTTCTTTCTTAACACCAATTCCATCTCCATCAAACACCAAGTATGGTTGAATCTTGAAAGATCTTAACATGGCTAActtcttgataaaaaatcGTAAGTATTTCTCAGTAGGCTTACTTACTGCCAATTCATATGCACAGGAGCAAGCAGCTCTATGTAACCAGGCATAACCATCAATACCTAGTGTTTGACCTTCATATCTTCTCAATGTCACCGGATTTTGAATATCCTTCAACTGCGGTAGAAGACCTTGAATACCCATAATCTGCACTTAGAACAACTCAAAAGACCCAATTGCTACTGTAacaaatctttttcaaagactAGCGCTTGTCATCAAGCTCTTGTTGTACCGCGAAGTGGTTGTGATTATCGAAGAAACGCGTCACAAAGGCGATATGCTCTTGCTATATAATGCGATGTGACCTTCACGCGTAAAGACGTCCTTAGGACACAGTTATATAAACGATGGTTACTTGATGTGCATTAAATTTATAAGAAAATAGTTACAGGCTTATTCACAGTCTTAATTGCTGTGCTTTGGCGGTAGTGAGAAAAGTTTGTAGTAATCGACTTCTTGACCTCCGAGTAAAGCCCTTGAAGTGGCCGGTGAGAGCAAGATTCTACGCCATAGAGGAGCTGTCACATCACTCGTGAGCCAaaaatctttccaattggtcTTCCAGCCATAGTTAGTTGGAGAAGACACTGTAAGAGATCTTTTAGCTCCAGAAGCAGAATGTGACATGCCAAAGGTTTCCTTGATAACCATGAGCCATTGATCCACACCTGTAAGAGCGCAGCATATGCCgaaacaattctttgatcttttcagaCCAGAGCCGGTAGAAGTGATAGTTTGATTCAAAGAAGCTTCGTTAGATCTTTCTAAATTTGTATTGTCTATTTCACCATTGACGGTGAGCAGCTCTTCTGGGGCAGTAccaaaaaattcattgaaaagaacagGATCTGTTCTATTTATCCTACTCTCTTTCATTAACTTGCTAAATTCATAGTTAGTGACACCCTGGAACACTTGGAAAAGTTGAACTATTACCAGTAAACCAACCCAAACGGAATGGAAAACGACCCAGACAAACgttaaaaatgcaaaacGGTCATAAGTGAAACCCAAGCATAAATTCTCATTCCTCAAAATGGTACATTTAGGTTCACCACCATTGTCAGCATGTTTGTGAACGTCTTCCAATTCGTCAAAATATTCCATACAAAGGTAATTGAATAATAACATCAAAATTTCCACCAGTAAAATGCACATCAGAAATGCCTTGTGATTTCTCAACCCGATGTCATTATAAACCCAAGGGCAATAGTGATCAAATCTAGCCACTAATGAATTACTGAGGCTAGAGAACCGACTCCTTAACGGTTTTTTAACCCAGGTCTCAATGCAGAAATTTTTACTATCAAATTTACCAGTGGCTAGCAAATCTTTTATAGTTTCTCTTATTACTTGCGTATTCTTCTCCGTGGGGATACGACCAGGATCGGATTTCACAAGTACTACCAGCAAATATGATACGGCtaaaattattatcataAGCAGGAAATTGGCGGTATATTGGTCTTGTATCGTCACGGGGATTACCCTGGAAATCCAAATCAACATTGGCCAAATGATACTGGCGGTGAAAAGTCCTAAATACAGTGGTGATCTCAATAACGATGCTGATGTGACCCCAACAACAGGATAACAGGGAAGAATATATTTGTTTAATAGTTTACCATTTGCCAAACCGAATAATATCACAATTGGTAGTGAAAATAGAAGGTGTAAATGGGAGAAAAGGGCGAATACCACACCTAAAAATACCCATGGTACGAAAAATGTTATAATCTTAGCATGAAGGGATTCCCGGAGCAGTTTCTTAATTGGATTACCAGTTGCGTCGAATCCACAATGTCGCAAGGCATCAACCAAAGAGTACATTGTATTCATCTCTTGAGCGATAGTAAAACAGTCCTTACCATCATCcgtcttttgaaaaacatcACCACCATTTTGTATTAAATAGATGAGAACGTGTGGTTGTCCTTTCAAAGTACCCCAATGTAGCGGTGCAAACCCACCACGATCCGTCACTTTGGCGTATGATCCAAACTTCAGTAGAGAATCCACGGTCAATGAATCACCTTGATAAGCTGCCCAAAGTAAAGGAGTCCTACCATGAGGATCTTGACCATCAACTTCGAGAATACCTCTGTCAACTACAAAGAATAGCACATAAAGTACTAACATGATGTTAGAACTATTCACAGACAGATGCAAAAGGTTGAATCCTTGGTCATCGGTCACTCGTGGATCAGCCCCATGTTCTAACAAGTAATGTACAATGTACACATACCCATAACGAGCAGCCCAATGCAAGGGTGGTGCATGTAGACTACCTGCCTTTATATTAACATCAGCACCGCGAGAGACCAAAAAGTCCACAACACCCAATCGGTTGTTGATACTTGCCCAATGCAATCCAGTAACCTGTTCAGTTTTATCGTAATCATTATTAATATCCACTTGACCGGAATTCACTATTTCTTTTACAGCTGCTAAATCACCTCTTTGACAAGCACTCATAAACTGATCTAATGGTTCTTCAGGTTCTTCCATAGTCGATGTAGCTCTGTGaaccatttcatcatcggtggcttcaccttcatctcCAGAAAGTATCGGTCTCATTGAAGACAgtgaaatttcatccatataagcttcaccatcttcaccactCTGTTTGCGTTGGAAACTATCCACATCGAGCTTATGTGGCTCACTTGAACTCATTTTTCGAAAGCCAATATGAGGATCTACTAGTTCCCTGAAAATACTGCTTATCTCTAAATCAATCTAACGATTTACTTCgattattttccttttagTCGCTTTATATTTCGGGTTTACACTTTTGATGAGCTCTTAATCTGCGTCGCCCCTGGCATAAATAAAGAAATGGGATTAACGTTAAAGGTTCCTACAAAATCCGAATTTAAAATGAAAACTTCAAATGACGTTTAAGCTTGTTTAAATATTTATAcgcaatttttcaacagtATTGAAACATACCCATCAAGCTGGGGATCCGATTGAGGCCAATATAATGGGTATAACCTCGGCAATATCTGGATCCATGTCAGGTATTTTAGCTGCCTTGGACAATACGCCAATCAGAGGCTTGTTACCTATGAGTAATGATCCTTGTTCGGGATTTTCCTGAGGGATCATTTCCACCAAGGAGTAAAAGAGAATGATTAACCTTTGTCTTAATTCTGCGTCGCCTAATTGGTTCACAAGGACCTCCACTGCCTTGTCGATAAGTTCTTTCTTAGTCAATAGATCTTGTGCAATGAAGGGAATCGTATTTGTAATATTGGCAAATATAGCAGCTACAGCCCTTTGCGAATTGACATCGTTCAACTGTAATAGTTTGACTAGAAcatcaaaattcttgacACTTCTAGGGTTAtcgaaattgaaaaatttagcTGCTATGGGCAAAGGATGTGACATCAAATTACTGATGAGTTCAAGCGTGGACCTTTGTAAAAGGATGTTCTCATCCAGCATCAAATTCTCCACTACAGTCCAGTATTTGTCCACGGTTGCAATACGTTTACAaacatcttcaccttcGGAGGCACTAAAAGACGCTAAATTGGTGAGAGCTAATAGTGCCTCGTAACTGTCAGTTGTGCTAATGTGATCCTCCTTGGTTTCAAAGACTTGTTGTGACTCAGCGGGTAATTTGGGCAACAAATCAAAAAGTGGTCCAATGGCATTCACTGGCGAATATTTAGTAAAAATTAGTGTGGGGTCGGTAAAAATTAACATCTTCGTCAATGCTCTTGAAGCCAATATTCTGATTACATCCGTTTTATCGTGATCATTGAGTAAATATTCTAGTATCAGTGTGGTGCCCCCTTGACCGATACATTTGGAAATACTTGGACGATCACGAGTCACATTGTAAATGATACGAACAAATTGCTGCCTGGAGCCCTGGCTCGAAGACGCAAATTCTGTTTTCGCTGTGGAAATCACCTCTTTATTCAATACGTAGTTTGTATTAAAATTGaccacttcttcttttgtcTCCATATTGgcttctttttcttcagaagtCGGGTTCTTTAACTCATAATACGTTTTCAAGTCTCTAATCGACttggaatcaaaattgCCGCTAGCGTTATAATCTTGAGGATGAGTACTCAAATTGGCTAGAATAACCAGTGCACCGTAAGAATTAGAATCCTTCAATTTTGCATTAATGAgttcaacaattttactGCAAAACAATTCTTTAGAACGTAAAATCTTTTTAACCGCCGGTTTCAAACTCAAATATGCCAACCCCTCTATGCATGCCGctatttcatcatcattcttgttcttttgatcAATAAATCCGTCTACTAAAATACTAGCCAAATTCGTAACGCTaacattttgtaatttgCTAAAGGACCAAGTCTTGATCAAAACCAACACAGAATATATCTTGAAAGCATTTAAAGCTAATGATCTTTCCAACAGTGAAATGTAATTCTCTGCAATGTGAACTCTGACAGTTTCATCAATACATGCAATGGAGAAGAGACGTAGCAAacttttggtaaattctACATCTGCTTCATCAAGAACTCTTTTTTGGAATAGTTCTGCTAATTTGCTCCCCAAGAATATTTCTGAACACAATGCTGTCAGTACTGGATACAGTTCAgtcaaaatttcaacaattaATGACAAGGAATCGTTACCCACATCGGATTCAGCTTCAATGACTAAAGCATCTATGAAATCCAACAATTTGTCATTAAATTTTTTCTGATACTGCTTCTCCATTTGGCTGAAGATCAAAAGCATTATAGACTTCACATCCTCCTCCTTAGTACGCCCACATAACTCTCTGATTAAAAAACTGACTTGATTAAATtcatatttgaaatctgtTAAGAGTTTGAAAAGCAAACTTAGCAAATACTTGACATGACGATCCTCTCCATAATGAACCCTTTTCCTAATTTCTGAAAGTAGTGGTAGTGTACTCTCTGCATCAGGGAAACTACCAGCTAGTGTATAAACTGTCTGGGATGACAACTCTTCAAATGTGTCCAATGCCCGGGGCAAATCCTGCAAAATAAGATCGTGTAAATATTTTCTAGACTCACTGTGGTCCTGATAGGATCTTGTAATAATCTTTTCCACCTGTTCAGCACCTAATTGACTCACAACATCTTCAGGGGCGGCTCTGCCCATGATTTGGTCCAATGCATCGTTATAGCTCTTAGCATCAGTGATCTTCAACTTAGTATCCAGTTGAGAACTCAATTCATGCACGGTCTTTAAATCATTAGATTCAGACATTATTGGCTCACCACAACTCAGTTGCCTTTTGCTTTCTTAGATGTACAATAAGGTTAAGTATTGTCGTTCTTAACTAGTAATGCGGTTCGGTTTAACTCAGACATGCACAAGAGTTCTTCAATAATAAAGGCTGCAGTTGAAAGGAATAACCCATATAGAATTTATCCCGAATCGTCACTGACAGGCTTTGCTTTATCGACTATGGAGGATGGCCAGAAGCCCCagcaattgaaagataAGTCCACTGTGGACTCCGCATTGTTGCTGCCGTTTGCAGATGCACCAAGTATAGGTATGTCAGACTAGTTGTAGAGCCATAATCCTGTTCCCAATAGCCCATATACTAACCTTGTTTCTAGTCCAGGCACATCAAAAAGACGATCAGATAGAGTCTACACTGTCAGGTAAAATCGAAGAAGTGGTCAAGAGCTTAAAAGGACAACTTTATTTGAATGAGCATCCAAAAGAAATATCAATCGCTGTGAAATTGCTTTATCTGAGCCTTACGACCCTTGTTGGTAATAGGACACTGGGTGAAGAGTATGTCGATCTAATATACATCAATAACAGGGGCAACCGGTTGGTACAAAGATACAAGAAACTTTTATTCATTCTTACATATACGTTAGGACCATATTTGGGGTCAAAAATACTAAAAAGATGGAGCAAAAGCCAAGAAGAATCGGAGGatcatgatgaaaagaaaatgtcaTGGAAGGATATTACAAATACGCTTTTAAACGTTCatatgatgatattttatttcaaaggTGCTTATTAcgatattttcaaaagagtGTTTGGACTTAGATATGCCATTGGTCACAAAGTGGAAGATGAGGAGTCCAAATTCAGACAAACAAGCTCCAACAGTTACAAGATCTTAGGGTATTTTTTGTTATTCCAGAGTGTGTTTAAAGGTGTGCCGGCAATATTGCAACAGCTCAAATCATTATTAGGACAAACTAGCAAATCTCTAAGCAACTTAGAGAGCGAAAAACATTTGAAAGGCGGGAGAGACCAGAGTGAAATTAAGGGAGTCCCCAACGATTCCCAGATTTCTCATATAAACCTAGAGGACCCATCACAATTGCCCTTTATACCTTCCGCGTCGAGGAACTGCATCTTG
It encodes the following:
- the PEX10 gene encoding ubiquitin-protein ligase peroxin 10 (similar to uniprot|Q05568 Saccharomyces cerevisiae YDR265W PEX10 RING finger peroxisomal membrane peroxin required for peroxisomal matrix protein import, interacts with Pex12p, links ubiquitin-conjugating Pex4p to protein import machinery; mutations in human homolog cause a variety of peroxisomal disorders), with amino-acid sequence MHKSSSIIKAAVERNNPYRIYPESSLTGFALSTMEDGQKPQQLKDKSTVDSALLLPFADAPSIVQAHQKDDQIESTLSGKIEEVVKSLKGQLYLNEHPKEISIAVKLLYLSLTTLVGNRTLGEEYVDLIYINNRGNRLVQRYKKLLFILTYTLGPYLGSKILKRWSKSQEESEDHDEKKMSWKDITNTLLNVHMMIFYFKGAYYDIFKRVFGLRYAIGHKVEDEESKFRQTSSNSYKILGYFLLFQSVFKGVPAILQQLKSLLGQTSKSLSNLESEKHLKGGRDQSEIKGVPNDSQISHINLEDPSQLPFIPSASRNCILCLNEMTDPSCPPCGHLFCWACIMNWCKEREECPLCRQRCLRQQILPLR
- the SHE4 gene encoding She4p (similar to uniprot|P51534 Saccharomyces cerevisiae YOR035C SHE4 Protein containing a UCS (UNC-45/CRO1/SHE4) domain binds to myosin motor domains to regulate myosin function involved in endocytosis polarization of the actin cytoskeleton and asymmetric mRNA localization); this encodes MSESNDLKTVHELSSQLDTKLKITDAKSYNDALDQIMGRAAPEDVVSQLGAEQVEKIITRSYQDHSESRKYLHDLILQDLPRALDTFEELSSQTVYTLAGSFPDAESTLPLLSEIRKRVHYGEDRHVKYLLSLLFKLLTDFKYEFNQVSFLIRELCGRTKEEDVKSIMLLIFSQMEKQYQKKFNDKLLDFIDALVIEAESDVGNDSLSLIVEILTELYPVLTALCSEIFLGSKLAELFQKRVLDEADVEFTKSLLRLFSIACIDETVRVHIAENYISLLERSLALNAFKIYSVLVLIKTWSFSKLQNVSVTNLASILVDGFIDQKNKNDDEIAACIEGLAYLSLKPAVKKILRSKELFCSKIVELINAKLKDSNSYGALVILANLSTHPQDYNASGNFDSKSIRDLKTYYELKNPTSEEKEANMETKEEVVNFNTNYVLNKEVISTAKTEFASSSQGSRQQFVRIIYNVTRDRPSISKCIGQGGTTLILEYLLNDHDKTDVIRILASRALTKMLIFTDPTLIFTKYSPVNAIGPLFDLLPKLPAESQQVFETKEDHISTTDSYEALLALTNLASFSASEGEDVCKRIATVDKYWTVVENLMLDENILLQRSTLELISNLMSHPLPIAAKFFNFDNPRSVKNFDVLVKLLQLNDVNSQRAVAAIFANITNTIPFIAQDLLTKKELIDKAVEVLVNQLGDAELRQRLIILFYSLVEMIPQENPEQGSLLIGNKPLIGVLSKAAKIPDMDPDIAEVIPIILASIGSPA